One Lactobacillus crispatus DNA segment encodes these proteins:
- a CDS encoding YSIRK-type signal peptide-containing protein: MKYFRNDKLDLVNKEKQRFGFRKLSSGKIASVLLGVTIFGSFALNGQVVKANTTTDGSQLTAVVDEAESTQNNKEQGATFNEEQSGQDTSAQNDGSHSSLTITRDNLGREETTEAGTGKTQADSTTQNANRGVQPLIQTVWGMLLG; this comes from the coding sequence TTGAAATATTTTAGAAACGATAAACTGGATTTAGTTAATAAGGAAAAACAACGCTTTGGTTTTAGAAAATTATCAAGCGGAAAAATCGCTTCAGTATTATTAGGGGTAACTATTTTTGGTAGTTTTGCTCTTAATGGCCAAGTTGTTAAGGCTAATACAACTACTGATGGCAGTCAACTAACTGCTGTAGTTGATGAGGCAGAGAGTACGCAAAATAATAAAGAACAAGGTGCTACTTTTAATGAAGAACAATCTGGACAAGATACTTCTGCACAAAATGATGGCAGCCACAGTTCTTTAACTATTACTAGGGACAACTTAGGCCGTGAAGAAACTACTGAAGCTGGAACTGGTAAGACCCAAGCAGATAGTACGACCCAAAATGCAAATAGGGGGGTACAACCTCTGATACAAACGGTGTGGGGGATGCTGCTAGGGTAA
- a CDS encoding MFS transporter, which translates to MKYITQHSHGLSKNQKWVIASTSSGFALENMDVLFLSFAMSSMIADLHLSGGAAGLISSITNLGMLVGGICFGILGDKIGRVKTFSHTVLIFALATGLMAFANNIYEIYALRFLAGIGAGGEYGVGIALIAENFESDKIGKMTSIAAVGGQIGAIFAALIAAWIIPTAGWHALFLVGIVPVILTVFIRRHLHESDQFLQAKKDEKGSLLRDVIKKMFSTPRLAFQSLGLMVMMTVQIAGYFGLMNWLPTIVQKQLNLNVSSSSIWMISTIVGMSIGMMTFGNIFDHFGPRRAFAIFLIGSAVMVYVLSLAQNMATLLIIGAVMGFFSNGMFGGYGAVISRLYPTEIRSSANNIIVNIGRAIGGFSSVVIGILMDHYNLTVVMGFLSALYIISFIVMMSLPGLKELSNND; encoded by the coding sequence ATGAAATATATTACGCAGCACAGTCATGGACTAAGTAAAAACCAGAAGTGGGTTATCGCCTCTACTTCATCAGGTTTTGCGCTTGAAAACATGGATGTGCTTTTTTTATCGTTTGCAATGAGTTCAATGATTGCGGATTTGCACCTCTCTGGTGGAGCCGCTGGGTTGATCTCCTCAATCACTAACTTAGGGATGCTAGTCGGCGGTATCTGTTTCGGCATCCTAGGTGACAAGATTGGCCGGGTTAAAACTTTCTCACACACGGTTTTAATCTTCGCCCTAGCTACCGGTTTAATGGCTTTTGCCAACAACATCTATGAGATTTACGCTTTACGTTTTCTCGCCGGTATTGGTGCCGGCGGTGAATATGGCGTAGGCATTGCCTTAATCGCCGAAAACTTTGAAAGCGACAAAATTGGTAAGATGACCTCAATTGCGGCAGTCGGTGGTCAAATCGGTGCGATCTTTGCGGCATTAATTGCGGCTTGGATTATTCCAACAGCTGGCTGGCACGCACTATTCTTGGTCGGAATTGTCCCAGTAATTTTAACAGTCTTTATCAGAAGACATTTGCATGAAAGCGATCAATTCCTCCAAGCTAAAAAAGATGAAAAAGGTTCATTATTACGTGATGTCATTAAAAAAATGTTTTCAACCCCACGTCTTGCTTTTCAAAGCTTAGGCTTGATGGTCATGATGACCGTCCAAATCGCTGGTTACTTCGGCTTAATGAACTGGTTACCAACCATCGTGCAAAAGCAATTGAACTTAAACGTATCTAGCTCAAGTATTTGGATGATCTCAACTATCGTCGGCATGAGCATCGGTATGATGACCTTCGGTAACATCTTCGACCACTTCGGTCCACGTAGAGCCTTCGCCATCTTCTTGATCGGTTCAGCTGTCATGGTTTATGTTTTATCACTTGCACAAAACATGGCTACTCTACTCATCATCGGTGCAGTCATGGGCTTCTTCTCAAATGGGATGTTTGGTGGTTACGGTGCAGTAATCAGTCGCCTCTACCCAACTGAGATTCGTTCTTCAGCTAACAACATCATCGTTAACATTGGCCGTGCAATCGGTGGTTTCTCATCAGTTGTCATCGGTATCTTGATGGATCACTACAATTTAACGGTTGTCATGGGCTTTCTTTCAGCCCTCTACATCATTAGTTTCATTGTTATGATGAGTTTGCCAGGCCTTAAAGAATTAAGCAATAACGATTAA
- a CDS encoding YfcC family protein, with translation MATKKKKKHQFPTAYTVIIIVLLLVQLLTFVIPAGNYATIAYDTSNKDFVVTRPSGKKYKEPATQATLKKYKVNIAVKKFKDGTIYKPVAIPNSYERINLKKPNLWQAINQFFTSQVQGIAQSVDIIAFVLILGGCIGVVHANGAINSGMQALSKKIKGKQVLLIILVMGLISLGGTTFGLAEETMAMYPILIPVFLLAGYDTMTVLGTIFLGTSIGTMISTINPFSTIIASNTAGVNFARALPLRITMWAICTVVGMIYVIRYAEKVRKDPTKSVVYDQYEEDREKYLNDADFNKPANFTWQQKLSLIIFGIAFIVMIWGVQQKGWYFTEISVVFLTAGYLMAIFSGLSEHKVVQAFVDGASDLLGVALTIGLARAVSIVMDDSHTSDTIMHFFSQQISGMSPLIFIWFLFIVYIILGFFIQSSSGLAVLSMPIMAPLANVVGIDRASVIDAYNWGLGFISLVAPTGLILMSLMMVNIDFNKWFKWCWKLLVIEFVLCLVALGVGLLVY, from the coding sequence ATGGCTACTAAAAAGAAGAAAAAGCACCAATTTCCGACGGCCTATACCGTCATCATAATTGTACTTTTGCTTGTTCAACTATTGACTTTTGTTATTCCTGCCGGTAACTATGCGACGATTGCTTATGATACCAGCAATAAAGATTTCGTAGTTACCAGACCAAGTGGCAAAAAGTACAAAGAACCTGCTACTCAGGCCACTTTAAAGAAGTACAAGGTCAACATTGCAGTCAAGAAATTTAAGGATGGCACAATCTACAAGCCAGTCGCTATTCCAAATTCTTACGAGAGAATCAATTTAAAGAAGCCTAACCTGTGGCAGGCGATCAATCAGTTCTTCACCTCACAGGTACAAGGTATCGCTCAAAGTGTCGACATCATCGCCTTCGTTTTGATCCTAGGTGGATGTATTGGTGTCGTTCACGCAAACGGCGCGATCAACTCGGGGATGCAGGCTTTATCTAAGAAAATCAAAGGTAAGCAAGTTCTGTTGATCATCCTTGTGATGGGCCTAATTTCTCTTGGTGGTACAACCTTTGGTCTTGCCGAAGAAACGATGGCCATGTACCCAATCCTAATTCCAGTCTTCCTGCTAGCCGGGTATGATACGATGACAGTTCTAGGAACGATCTTCCTGGGAACGAGTATTGGGACCATGATTTCAACCATTAACCCATTCTCAACGATCATCGCTTCTAACACTGCCGGTGTTAACTTCGCCAGAGCTTTACCACTCAGAATTACCATGTGGGCCATCTGTACGGTAGTTGGTATGATCTATGTCATTCGCTACGCTGAAAAGGTACGTAAAGATCCTACTAAATCTGTTGTTTACGACCAATACGAAGAAGATCGTGAAAAGTACTTAAACGATGCCGACTTTAACAAACCAGCCAACTTTACTTGGCAACAAAAATTATCATTGATCATCTTCGGCATTGCCTTTATCGTCATGATCTGGGGTGTACAACAAAAAGGCTGGTACTTCACCGAAATTTCGGTAGTCTTCTTAACTGCCGGCTACTTGATGGCTATCTTCTCAGGACTTTCCGAGCACAAAGTTGTGCAAGCCTTCGTTGATGGTGCTAGCGATTTGCTTGGTGTTGCTTTGACAATCGGGTTGGCGAGAGCCGTTTCCATTGTTATGGACGACAGTCACACCAGTGACACCATCATGCACTTCTTCAGCCAACAGATTTCTGGCATGAGTCCATTAATCTTCATTTGGTTCCTGTTCATCGTCTACATCATTCTGGGATTCTTCATTCAATCATCATCTGGTTTGGCCGTACTTTCCATGCCAATCATGGCACCACTTGCCAATGTAGTTGGAATCGACCGTGCTAGTGTAATTGATGCCTACAACTGGGGCCTTGGCTTTATTTCCTTGGTTGCCCCAACCGGATTAATCTTGATGAGTTTGATGATGGTTAACATCGACTTTAACAAATGGTTCAAGTGGTGTTGGAAATTACTGGTAATCGAATTTGTCTTGTGTCTAGTCGCATTAGGCGTCGGATTGTTAGTATATTAG
- a CDS encoding SLAP domain-containing protein, producing the protein MGDAARVIRTRALVLAQLAIPKDDQRTVQEQPTAAELVKTYPKLTEESAQKLLDYYNNLGTVTAILDLDATSYGSGWLEQVLQGQGSAFLTDAFVNKMIKTKTGNMVTAAKDKIDDQIKKLTDLASQYPDNQEIKDAIAKLNAAKDSMNEDSVTNAAAMKDAIDALNKYGSKDAYKKLEDAAKHPAVVDKDGLKSAVAEADTVKGDSKYYNAKNKDDYDKALAAAQKVIDNPAATQQEVDDAKKALADAKTALNGSATDKDALQKDVDDSRFTKTNDKYYNASQDKKQAYDKALAQAEKLLNDKTASQKAVDDAVANLEKAKAELNGEPNFIGGDYTPSEPSTPSIETPAEKTTEKILMHAAYLYDNKGIKIDKPTVKSYVTVVVAENPVTINGIKYYKVAGKDEYIKAGNIDGTLRVITHNSYIYNNKGKATRNKGIKRLVKKTRIVRTYGAPINIKGHMMYRIGKNRYIKARNFEGTLRRLSHNSFVYDENGKATRNKGIRRLLKKSRVVRTFDAPVKINGHMMYRVDNGYVKVKNFK; encoded by the coding sequence GTGGGGGATGCTGCTAGGGTAATACGAACTCGTGCATTAGTTCTTGCACAGCTTGCAATACCAAAGGATGATCAACGAACTGTTCAGGAACAACCTACTGCTGCAGAATTGGTTAAGACATATCCTAAATTAACCGAAGAAAGTGCTCAAAAGTTGCTTGACTACTACAACAATTTAGGTACTGTTACTGCAATTTTAGATCTGGATGCTACAAGCTATGGTTCTGGCTGGCTCGAACAAGTCCTTCAAGGACAAGGCTCGGCATTCTTAACCGATGCCTTTGTAAACAAAATGATTAAAACAAAAACTGGAAATATGGTTACAGCTGCTAAGGATAAAATTGACGACCAAATTAAGAAACTAACAGATCTGGCAAGTCAATATCCGGATAACCAAGAAATAAAAGATGCAATTGCCAAGTTAAATGCAGCTAAAGATAGCATGAACGAGGACAGTGTAACAAATGCTGCAGCTATGAAAGATGCTATTGATGCATTAAATAAATATGGTTCTAAGGATGCATATAAGAAATTAGAAGATGCTGCAAAACATCCAGCAGTAGTTGATAAAGATGGTTTGAAGAGTGCCGTAGCTGAAGCCGATACAGTCAAAGGCGATTCTAAGTACTACAATGCGAAAAATAAGGATGACTATGACAAGGCCTTAGCAGCAGCCCAAAAGGTAATCGACAACCCAGCTGCGACCCAACAAGAAGTCGACGATGCCAAGAAAGCATTAGCCGATGCCAAGACAGCGTTGAATGGATCAGCAACCGATAAGGATGCCTTGCAAAAAGACGTTGATGATTCACGCTTCACCAAGACAAATGACAAATACTACAACGCTAGCCAAGACAAGAAGCAAGCTTACGACAAAGCGCTTGCTCAAGCAGAAAAATTGTTAAACGACAAGACTGCTAGCCAAAAGGCAGTAGATGATGCCGTAGCAAACTTAGAAAAGGCTAAGGCAGAGTTGAACGGTGAACCTAACTTCATCGGCGGCGACTACACTCCATCAGAGCCATCAACCCCATCTATTGAAACTCCAGCAGAAAAGACCACTGAAAAGATCTTGATGCACGCAGCTTACCTCTACGATAACAAGGGTATTAAGATTGATAAGCCAACTGTTAAGAGTTATGTAACTGTTGTAGTTGCAGAAAATCCTGTAACCATTAACGGTATTAAGTACTACAAGGTTGCTGGTAAAGATGAATATATCAAGGCTGGAAATATTGATGGTACTTTAAGAGTAATTACCCATAATTCATACATTTACAACAATAAGGGTAAGGCCACTCGTAACAAGGGCATCAAGCGCTTAGTCAAGAAGACTCGTATCGTAAGAACCTACGGTGCCCCAATCAATATCAAGGGTCACATGATGTACAGAATCGGTAAGAACAGATACATCAAGGCTAGAAACTTTGAAGGTACTTTGAGAAGACTTTCCCACAATTCATTCGTTTATGATGAAAATGGTAAGGCAACTCGCAATAAAGGTATTAGACGCTTATTGAAGAAGTCACGTGTAGTAAGAACCTTTGATGCTCCAGTTAAGATCAACGGACACATGATGTACCGGGTTGACAATGGATACGTTAAGGTTAAGAACTTCAAGTAA
- a CDS encoding SLAP domain-containing protein, whose product MKLIKSISLAAAALSLTAPAIALVNPSITTAQAATKKATGTITVGNNNSSVIGVYNAAGKQKNQRIKNGTTFKYYGAPKLINYEYTYKIAKNKYVPTSAISTLNGKSVLYIANNSYVYDKNGKRVTKNSKRVLLRRSQIVNYTGSIKTAASDAYRFLVNDGKKMALSTKTIKGHQYYNIGKNAYIRVSNVSYVNNEPLYAAYQTVTLGKHSNESKVPVYDAEGKTVSQELTAGSKVSVDRTKTIKNGDQTLTLYGIKGQKSYIDMNDIATMPNLAVAPEE is encoded by the coding sequence ATGAAACTCATTAAATCAATCAGCTTAGCTGCTGCCGCATTATCTTTAACAGCACCAGCTATTGCACTTGTAAATCCATCAATCACTACTGCTCAAGCTGCTACTAAAAAGGCAACTGGCACAATTACTGTTGGCAATAACAATAGTAGTGTAATCGGTGTCTACAATGCTGCTGGCAAACAAAAGAATCAAAGGATTAAGAACGGCACTACTTTTAAATACTACGGCGCTCCTAAGTTAATCAACTATGAATATACTTATAAGATCGCTAAAAACAAGTACGTTCCGACTTCCGCAATTTCAACATTAAACGGCAAGAGCGTCTTATATATTGCTAATAATTCATATGTTTACGACAAAAATGGTAAGCGCGTAACTAAGAACTCTAAGCGTGTTTTATTGCGTAGATCTCAAATTGTAAACTACACCGGCTCGATTAAAACAGCTGCAAGTGATGCATACCGCTTCTTAGTAAATGATGGCAAAAAGATGGCTTTATCAACTAAGACTATTAAGGGCCACCAATATTACAACATCGGTAAAAACGCATATATCCGCGTATCTAACGTAAGTTACGTAAATAATGAACCATTATATGCTGCATACCAAACTGTAACTTTAGGTAAGCATAGCAATGAATCTAAAGTCCCTGTTTACGATGCCGAAGGTAAAACAGTTAGCCAAGAATTAACTGCTGGCAGCAAAGTTAGTGTTGACCGCACTAAGACTATTAAAAATGGCGACCAAACTTTGACTTTATACGGCATTAAGGGTCAAAAGTCATACATTGATATGAACGACATTGCAACTATGCCAAACTTGGCTGTTGCACCAGAAGAATAA
- a CDS encoding putative quinol monooxygenase, which produces MSLTVNLYYNGKNGDARKFAQEMEDKGIAGRIRAEEGNEKYDYFIPMDDPETVLLIDSWRDQKALEAHHASPMMKELADLREKYDLHMRVERYISDDSGVPTSDQKFIRK; this is translated from the coding sequence ATGAGTTTGACTGTTAATCTTTATTACAATGGTAAAAATGGTGATGCCAGAAAGTTCGCACAAGAAATGGAAGACAAGGGTATTGCAGGTCGTATTCGTGCCGAAGAAGGCAATGAAAAATATGATTACTTTATCCCAATGGATGATCCTGAGACGGTTTTATTAATCGATAGTTGGCGTGATCAAAAGGCGCTTGAGGCTCACCATGCTTCACCTATGATGAAGGAATTGGCTGACTTGCGTGAAAAGTATGACTTGCATATGCGCGTTGAACGCTACATCTCGGATGACAGCGGCGTGCCTACAAGTGATCAAAAGTTTATTCGGAAATAA
- the tnpB gene encoding IS66 family insertion sequence element accessory protein TnpB (TnpB, as the term is used for proteins encoded by IS66 family insertion elements, is considered an accessory protein, since TnpC, encoded by a neighboring gene, is a DDE family transposase.), translated as MIRLSDLGQVYIVCGKTDLRKGIDGLATLVKEQFELDPFSGKVFLFCGGSKDRFKALYWDGQGFWLLYKRFENGKLNWPRNQNEVQALSSKQVDWLMKGFAISPKIKNTKAREFY; from the coding sequence ATGATTAGGCTCAGTGATTTGGGTCAAGTCTACATCGTTTGCGGCAAGACGGATCTGCGTAAAGGCATTGATGGCCTAGCAACTTTAGTTAAAGAACAGTTTGAACTTGATCCTTTTAGTGGTAAAGTTTTCCTCTTTTGCGGCGGAAGCAAGGACCGCTTCAAAGCCCTTTATTGGGATGGGCAAGGTTTCTGGCTGTTATACAAAAGATTTGAGAACGGAAAATTGAACTGGCCTCGAAATCAAAATGAAGTTCAAGCTTTATCTTCTAAGCAGGTCGACTGGCTAATGAAGGGCTTTGCAATTAGTCCTAAAATAAAGAACACGAAAGCGCGCGAATTCTACTAA
- a CDS encoding IS30 family transposase translates to MTNSNSSISKHYHQLTSVQRGQIQAMLDSGITSRTVIAQEVGCHKSTISREIKRGSVLQRDSSYLLYEHYYADTAQLYYEKRRKNCYQRNPLKHYAVFLRMLSRRFKAKFDATSIDEFVGEFKRTMPGYPCPSTPTVYRYIDQGLLDISNIDLPMKLKRRRNKRHHGQSGHALHKKNLGNSIEQRPKEIEDRKTPLHWEGDLVKGVRRKNQPALMTLTERTTRFEVVIKIPDYRASTCQRLLQNEIDRHPAWFKSITFDNGSEFADMTKIKGCQIYFAHPYSPWERGTNENCNGLLRQFFPKGKSMKDKSAAYVQQATDAINRKHRRILQYHTAEELFKQYISS, encoded by the coding sequence ATGACCAATTCAAATTCTAGCATTTCTAAGCACTATCATCAATTAACCAGCGTACAACGTGGACAAATTCAAGCAATGCTGGATTCCGGCATAACTTCCCGTACTGTTATCGCTCAAGAAGTCGGCTGCCATAAGTCGACAATCAGTCGCGAAATCAAACGCGGAAGCGTCCTGCAAAGAGACAGCAGCTATTTATTGTATGAGCACTATTACGCTGATACTGCACAGCTTTATTATGAGAAGCGTCGCAAAAACTGCTATCAGCGCAATCCATTGAAGCATTATGCTGTCTTTTTGAGAATGCTCTCCAGACGCTTCAAAGCTAAATTTGATGCCACCAGCATCGATGAATTCGTTGGTGAATTCAAAAGGACTATGCCAGGCTACCCTTGTCCCAGCACACCAACTGTCTATCGCTATATTGATCAGGGCTTGCTGGACATAAGCAATATTGATCTGCCTATGAAGCTCAAAAGACGCAGGAACAAGCGTCATCACGGCCAGAGCGGTCATGCTTTGCACAAGAAGAATCTTGGCAATTCCATTGAACAGCGTCCTAAAGAGATTGAAGACAGAAAAACGCCGCTGCACTGGGAAGGAGATCTGGTTAAAGGCGTCAGACGCAAGAATCAGCCTGCTTTAATGACTTTGACCGAAAGAACCACACGCTTTGAAGTAGTTATCAAGATTCCTGACTATCGGGCAAGCACATGCCAAAGGCTGCTTCAAAATGAGATTGACAGACATCCTGCCTGGTTTAAATCGATCACGTTTGACAATGGCTCTGAGTTTGCGGATATGACCAAGATCAAAGGCTGCCAGATCTACTTCGCCCACCCATATTCTCCATGGGAAAGAGGCACCAATGAGAACTGCAATGGACTTCTGCGTCAATTCTTCCCTAAAGGCAAAAGCATGAAAGATAAGTCAGCTGCTTATGTTCAACAGGCAACTGATGCCATTAACCGCAAACATCGTCGAATCCTTCAATATCACACAGCAGAAGAACTCTTCAAGCAATATATTTCCTCATAG
- a CDS encoding IS66-like element short variant transposase — MMENVPDAAVQTITYKRKAHKRKRADLLESIPAEKGHHELGDKHCPDCHHELTEIGKQPVRQEVIFISAQLKKLEHIQHVYKCEYCGQRDLTDKIIKAKLPKTPLKHGLGSASLIAHTLYQKYEMKVPDYRQENDWRKLGLDLSRQMLNYWGLKSSDYYFKHMYNLLKQKLLKRPILHVDETYYTVLESETIKTYYWVFLSGKHDQYGITLYHHDSHRSGQVALDFLGNYNGYLHCDMWQAYMQLSQATLVGCWAHVRGKFDEAVPQTASDKSFAKKGLNYCNRMFYLEQTWEALNKQERCRLRQEKLKPWMKEFFNWCRQNKATVLPGSKLGKAISYSLKHQETFENVLLDGHLELSNNKAERAVKSLVMGRRNWLFSQSFAGVKASGIILSLIETAKRNGLDPEKYLKYLLEKLPNEKDLESNTLEAYLPWQKEVKILCK, encoded by the coding sequence ATGATGGAGAACGTCCCCGACGCCGCCGTTCAGACTATTACTTATAAGCGTAAAGCTCATAAAAGAAAACGTGCTGATTTATTGGAAAGTATTCCAGCCGAAAAAGGTCATCATGAATTAGGCGACAAGCATTGCCCTGATTGTCATCATGAACTTACTGAGATTGGCAAGCAGCCAGTGCGCCAGGAAGTAATATTTATTTCAGCTCAGCTTAAGAAACTAGAGCACATCCAGCATGTCTACAAATGTGAATACTGCGGTCAAAGGGACTTGACTGATAAGATTATCAAAGCCAAATTGCCTAAAACTCCGTTGAAGCATGGCCTGGGCTCAGCCTCATTGATTGCTCATACTCTATATCAAAAGTATGAAATGAAGGTTCCTGATTACCGCCAAGAAAACGATTGGCGCAAGCTAGGACTAGATCTGTCACGGCAAATGCTCAATTACTGGGGATTGAAAAGCAGCGACTATTACTTTAAGCACATGTATAATCTGCTAAAGCAAAAACTATTAAAGCGCCCCATCCTGCATGTCGATGAAACCTACTATACTGTCTTAGAAAGCGAAACAATCAAGACCTACTATTGGGTCTTCCTTTCAGGCAAACATGATCAATACGGAATTACGCTGTATCATCATGATTCACACCGCAGCGGCCAAGTGGCACTTGATTTTTTAGGCAATTACAATGGCTACCTGCACTGCGACATGTGGCAGGCTTATATGCAATTGTCTCAGGCAACCTTGGTTGGCTGCTGGGCACATGTAAGAGGCAAGTTTGATGAAGCCGTGCCCCAAACCGCTTCGGATAAGTCGTTCGCTAAAAAAGGACTTAACTATTGCAATCGGATGTTTTATTTAGAACAGACCTGGGAAGCTTTAAACAAACAGGAGCGTTGCCGGTTAAGACAGGAAAAGCTCAAGCCTTGGATGAAAGAGTTCTTCAACTGGTGCAGGCAAAATAAAGCAACAGTCTTGCCCGGCTCTAAACTTGGCAAGGCTATCAGCTACTCGCTTAAGCATCAAGAAACTTTCGAGAATGTTTTGCTCGATGGTCATTTAGAATTGTCCAATAATAAGGCTGAACGAGCTGTGAAATCACTCGTTATGGGCAGACGCAATTGGCTCTTTTCGCAGAGTTTTGCTGGAGTTAAAGCCAGCGGCATTATTTTGAGTTTAATAGAAACAGCCAAAAGAAATGGGCTTGATCCAGAAAAATATTTGAAATATTTGCTAGAAAAATTGCCAAATGAAAAGGACCTAGAATCAAATACACTTGAAGCTTATTTGCCATGGCAAAAAGAGGTCAAAATCCTTTGTAAATAA
- a CDS encoding SAM-dependent methyltransferase, whose translation MLEKTFYKMMLSKSFPFPVKVTYWDGKSEVYGNGTPEIEIVFNGKIPMGDITRNASLALGEGYMDKKIEIYRDIQKLIFGAYESADSFMRSSKFRKFLPKQKHTEKQSEEDVQSHYDIGNDFYKLWLDPTMTYSCAYFEKGNENDLEQAQIAKVHHILNKLDPQKGKTLLDIGCGWGTLMLTAAKEYGLKVTGVTLSEEQYKLVQKRIYDENLQDVAEVRLEDYRELGDQKWDYVTSVGMFEQVGSENLPKYFQDVYKYLNKDGIALIHGITRQQGGATNAWINKYIFPGGYIPGLPEIIGDIVDSGLQITDMEALRRHYQRTLEIWDKNFNAVRNQVEDKMGERFTRMWDMYLNACAASFESGNIDVIQYLLTKGPSGKNLPMTRDYMFK comes from the coding sequence TTGTTAGAAAAAACATTTTACAAAATGATGCTTAGCAAGTCCTTCCCTTTTCCCGTTAAAGTAACCTACTGGGACGGTAAAAGCGAAGTCTACGGTAATGGTACTCCTGAAATCGAAATTGTCTTTAACGGAAAGATCCCTATGGGCGATATTACTAGAAATGCTTCACTCGCACTTGGTGAAGGATACATGGATAAAAAGATTGAAATCTATAGGGATATTCAAAAATTAATTTTTGGTGCTTACGAAAGTGCCGACAGTTTCATGCGTTCTTCAAAGTTCCGCAAATTCTTGCCAAAACAAAAGCATACAGAAAAGCAAAGTGAAGAAGACGTGCAAAGTCACTACGATATCGGTAACGACTTCTACAAGTTATGGCTTGATCCTACTATGACTTATTCTTGTGCTTATTTTGAAAAGGGCAACGAAAACGATCTTGAACAAGCACAAATTGCTAAAGTTCACCACATTTTAAATAAATTAGACCCACAAAAAGGCAAGACTTTACTCGATATCGGTTGTGGTTGGGGTACATTGATGCTCACCGCTGCTAAGGAATACGGTCTTAAGGTTACCGGTGTTACTTTGAGTGAAGAACAATACAAGTTAGTTCAAAAGCGTATCTATGATGAAAACTTGCAAGATGTTGCTGAAGTTAGACTTGAAGACTACCGTGAACTCGGTGACCAAAAGTGGGATTATGTAACTTCAGTTGGTATGTTTGAACAGGTAGGTTCAGAGAACTTACCTAAATACTTCCAAGATGTTTACAAGTACTTAAACAAAGATGGTATTGCTTTGATCCACGGTATTACTCGCCAACAAGGCGGTGCTACTAACGCTTGGATCAACAAATACATCTTCCCAGGTGGTTACATTCCAGGTTTGCCAGAAATTATCGGCGACATCGTTGACAGTGGCTTGCAAATCACTGATATGGAAGCTCTTCGTCGTCACTACCAAAGAACTCTTGAAATTTGGGACAAGAACTTCAATGCTGTTCGTAATCAAGTTGAAGATAAAATGGGGGAACGTTTCACTCGTATGTGGGACATGTACTTAAATGCTTGTGCTGCTTCATTTGAATCAGGCAATATCGATGTCATCCAATACTTGCTTACTAAGGGCCCTTCTGGTAAGAACTTGCCAATGACTAGAGATTACATGTTTAAGTAA
- a CDS encoding N-acetyltransferase: protein MIRKYQKSDLDALMQIWLEGNLDAHDFIDPSYWHDNYELVKKELPNAQLYVDEEEGEIAGFVGMQGDYIAGIFVKRDHRGRGIGEKLIHFLKLKHDKLQLSVYEKNEAAISFYQNRGFKLVKKEIDQETSAADCLMEWDA, encoded by the coding sequence ATGATTAGAAAATATCAAAAGAGCGATTTAGATGCGTTGATGCAGATTTGGCTTGAGGGTAACCTTGATGCACACGATTTTATTGATCCAAGTTATTGGCATGATAACTATGAATTGGTGAAAAAAGAGTTGCCGAATGCTCAGCTGTATGTAGATGAAGAAGAGGGCGAGATAGCTGGTTTTGTAGGGATGCAAGGCGACTATATTGCCGGCATCTTTGTTAAAAGAGATCATCGGGGCCGCGGTATTGGCGAAAAGCTGATTCACTTTTTGAAGCTAAAGCATGATAAATTGCAGCTGTCGGTGTATGAAAAGAATGAGGCGGCTATTAGTTTTTATCAAAACCGTGGTTTTAAGTTAGTGAAAAAAGAGATTGATCAAGAGACTAGTGCAGCCGACTGTTTAATGGAGTGGGATGCATAA